Genomic DNA from Acipenser ruthenus chromosome 4, fAciRut3.2 maternal haplotype, whole genome shotgun sequence:
GCAGatgcattacaaatacaaatctcTCTCAGCGTGTGACAAGGTGGCTGAGACATTTATAGTTCCTTAATGCAAGCTGTGGTTAAAATGCACGTCATCACAGATCATTCTAGATGTTTTTTCCTATAAGGAGTTGTTTTCTGTCTCTGCGCGTCTAGATCAAAGTTCGTTAACGGCTGACACTTTGACCACATCCCTTTTCAGTTCCTTACAACCCAGACCCTCTGAAACTCCTGCTTCTGCAAGACAAAGCGATTAAACACTCATACGAGCAGTTAGTCACGTACGCAATATGACCCCAAAATAACCCGTATTACACCCTCTACTGATTCTGTAGCTTTATAAAAGTATAAAGAGTATTAGTATAAAAGATAAAATGCAAAACATACCCCAACAAACACAAACCATTCTAAATGTTAAAGTGACTATTATCTGTAAAGTGACTATTGTCatgtatatttaactatattttcACTATAGttatattatactgtaataatattgtaatttatCCAATataacatttattatatattacagTCAGTGTAAAGCTACATAATATTATCTTATGGACACTGTACTAGCTGACACAGCCATTGTGTTACCTACAGTAATGGACACAGTCAGTGATACTGTATCAATTTGTATTGTTCGCAGTCATAATACAATTACcattgtgatttatttttctttcagaaaGTCACAAAAGATTTAATGATCTCAGCGAAGAATGGAAAGCCATTTCATGCCCTAGAAGTGTTCACAGAAAGCCTACGCTTCCTCAAAGACCACGCCTTAGACAACATTGGAGAGGAGACCTGTGGGAAGAAGTTCATTGCCTCGGATGTGACCTGGGTGCTGACAGTGCCGGCAATCTGGGACTCTGCAGCCAAACAGTTCATGAGGCTGGCTGCCACAGAGGTACAGTAGGGCTGGGGACCAGGTCCCTTAGTTTTCATTATCTTTTATTGCCTTAAACtttaaaagctttttcttttgGAGTGTAATAACAACCTTACATAATGAGATGTAAGCAGCTCTTACTTAAACTAATACCAATATGTACCACTAATAGATACCAACTAAAAATAACCAATTCTATATCTTCAAACGATTGTATTGTTGCTTACTTATCAATGTAAGTATGGATCATGTTCTTTACTTTACAACTCCCATGTTTTTGACTTTTCCAGGCAGGACTGGTAGAGGAGATGGGTTCAGAGAACCTGGTTCTGGCCCTGGAGCCTGAGGCTGCTTCAGTGTGGTGCAAACAGCTGCCCAGCACTGGCTTTGTACAAGAAGGAGGGGGGGAGAACACATTTGAACAGACCCCAGGGCTGCAATATATTGCCGTTGACTGTGGAGGTAAGCATTATTAGTGACTTTCCTTTGACTTGTATTGAATTCAAAACTATTgccttaaaaatgttttaaaactatcGCCACGCTAAAAGAGGTCATATGTGCTTGAAAAACAAAAGGCTTACCCAATGTCATGTGATGCCATGTAGctcaaaactataaataaataaataaataaacaaacaatcaggTTTAAGCAGTATGTGTTATATGTAGTGTTTTTAGTTATGGAGTCTTACCAGAACTGTCTGGGAGTAAACAGAACTAAAATTGATTATCTGTTGTTGTTTCCAGGTGGAACAGTAGACATCACTGTGCATGAGGTCCTGGAAGGTGGGTCCCTGAAAGAGCTGCAGAAAGCAtcaggaggggggtggggagggtcGTCTGTAGACAAAGAATTCAGAAGCTTCCTCAGGGACATTTTCCACCCAGATGTGTGGGACAGGTATGAGAAGGAACATCCTGGAGAACTTCACAAGATGATGTACCACTTCTCCACCCAAAAATGTTCCTCTACTGAAGAAGACCTGTACATTACCTGTTACAAGAATTTAGTCAAATGTGTAGAGGAGAAGAAGGAAATCTCTGAGTTTTTTAAAGGCATAGAGGGTGCTGATTGGTCTGAAGGCTGTATCAGAATTACACACAATAAACTGCAGAGCTTCTTTGAAGCTAGTTTGTTCAGGATAGTGAATGAAATAGAAGCTATTCTGTCAATGCCAGAGCTTGCAATCGAATACATCTTGCTTGTTGGCGGGTATGCATCAAGCAGGTTCTTACGAGATGAAGTCCGAAAACAGTTCAGTAGCAGGTGCTGTGTCCTGTGCCCCTATGATTCACAGCTAGCCATTGCTAAAGGAGCAATTTTGTTTGGAAATGACCCCAAAATAATCGCATCTAGAGTCAGTGCGCTGACATATGGCATTGCTGTAGGTAGGCCGTTTGATCCTTCAGTCCATGATCCTAGAAAGCGGAGAGTGAATAAAGCGGGTGATTATGTTTACTGTGACGATCTTTTTGAAAAACTGGTGGAAAAGGGTCAATCTGTGGGCTGTCAGCAAGTTGCTGAGTATTTCTATTCACCAATTGACCAGGATCAAAACGCAATGTGCTTCAGATTTTTCAGTACAGAGAAGCTGAATGCCATGTACGTGGACGAGTCTGGATTGGAGGAAATCGGGTCCTTTACTGTGCCCATGCCAAATGTCAGGCTGGGAAGGAACCGGAGAGTTAGACTGGATATCAAATTTGGTTTAACTGAAATACAAGCAACAGCAACTGACTTGACATCCAACGAGACTCAAGCAATCAGGCTAAACTTTTTTACAGAATAATGTAACACTGCAGTATTTCTGCCTGCTTTGAAGGTACTAGAGTGTGATACTCTTTCGATAGTTACCTTTTACATCCTACTTAAAAATGAATGTATAAGAACAATGTAAAATGGTAATTTATGTTTCCTCAGTAATAAAGTATACATTTTAGGTTGGAAACAGTTTTCCTCCATGAAGATGGTTGATGTTACATCTGTTTAGTCATATCATCCATTTGAATGAGTAACATTTGTTTGGAGatgtctttgtatttttttttatttgaaaacttaATAGCAGGGAGTGGTATACATTTTTCTGTTCCTGACATAAACGACA
This window encodes:
- the LOC131736931 gene encoding heat shock 70 kDa protein 12A-like, which produces MSDSFLVVAIDFGTAFSGYCFCVKSCTDNIRSVFWGMGHGYRSPKTPTCALFNPEKKFIKFGYDAVIKYNTMVSEQSRKWYFFENFKMELYSKKVTKDLMISAKNGKPFHALEVFTESLRFLKDHALDNIGEETCGKKFIASDVTWVLTVPAIWDSAAKQFMRLAATEAGLVEEMGSENLVLALEPEAASVWCKQLPSTGFVQEGGGENTFEQTPGLQYIAVDCGGGTVDITVHEVLEGGSLKELQKASGGGWGGSSVDKEFRSFLRDIFHPDVWDRYEKEHPGELHKMMYHFSTQKCSSTEEDLYITCYKNLVKCVEEKKEISEFFKGIEGADWSEGCIRITHNKLQSFFEASLFRIVNEIEAILSMPELAIEYILLVGGYASSRFLRDEVRKQFSSRCCVLCPYDSQLAIAKGAILFGNDPKIIASRVSALTYGIAVGRPFDPSVHDPRKRRVNKAGDYVYCDDLFEKLVEKGQSVGCQQVAEYFYSPIDQDQNAMCFRFFSTEKLNAMYVDESGLEEIGSFTVPMPNVRLGRNRRVRLDIKFGLTEIQATATDLTSNETQAIRLNFFTE